The genomic interval AGAGCTTTGTGGACATCGAATCTGATGTCTGCATCATCCCGCCCAACAGCTTTGCGCTGGCCCGCACGATGGAGTACTTCCGTATTCCTCGCAACGTGTTGACCGTGTGTTTGGGCAAGAGCACTTATGCCCGCTGCGGCATCATCGTCAACGTCACGCCGTTTGAGCCCGAGTGGGAAGGCTATGTGACCTTGGAGTTCTCCAACACCACACCGCTGCCCGCCAAGATTTACGCAGGCGAGGGCTGTGCCCAAGTGTTGTTCTTTGAGAGCGACAAAGACGATGTGTGCGAAACCAGCTACAAAGACCGTGGCGGTAAGTACCAAGGCCAAGTGGGCGTCACACTGCCCAAGACCTAATTGAAGACATTCAACGTCATCGGCTGTGGCCGCGTGGGTCAAACCCTCGCGGCCTTGTTACATCAGCACGCCCAAGTGCAGGTGCAAGACCTGTATTCCCGCAGCTTCAGCAGTGCCGAGCAAGCGGTGCAGCTTGTTGGCTCGGGAGCGGCTGCCACGGAGCTGGCTCAGATGCGTGCCGCCGATGTGTGGCTGCTCAGCGTGCCCGATGCTCAAGTGGCTGTGGCCGCGCAGGCTTTGGCCGAGGCGCAGGGGGCCTATCTAAAAGGCGCTATCGTTTTTCATAACAGTGGTTTTTTAAGTGCTGCCGTGCTGCAGCCCTTGCAGGCTTTGGGCTGCCATGTGGCCAGTGCGCACCCCGTGCTCAACTTTGCTTCTCCCCACACGGGCGTGCGCCAGTTTGCAGGCACGCCGTGCGGGCTAGAGGGCGATGCGCCCGCTCTGGCTTGGTTGCACACCGCGCTCACCGCCATTGGCGGGCGCTGCTTTGAGATTGCCAGTGCCGACAAACCGCTGTACCACGCAGCAGCGGTGTTCAGCAGCAACTTCACCGTGGTGTTGCAAGGCATCGCGCAAGACGCTTGGCGCAGCGCCGGTGTGCCGCCCGAGCTGATGCGCCCATTGACCGAGGCCTTGCTCAAAAGCACAGTCGACAACGTGTTGGCTATGGGGCCCGCGCAGGCGTTGACTGGCCCAGCCGCCCGTGGCGACACAGCGGTGGTGCAGGCGCAAGGGGCGGTGGTGAAGGATTGGAGCGCGCCTGCTGGCGAGGTGTACAAGACCCTGAGTGCGCTAGCGGCCAAGCTCAAGCAAGACGGTCACACACAGCCCTGAGCGAGTCGCATCAGGCCTCGGCAGCGGGGCAAAACCCTGGTTTTGGCCGCACCCGCCCACAATGCGACAATATGCCCCAGACATGACGACCTCTTTTTCTAATTTGCAGCTGGCCCCCGCGCTGGCACGTGCCGTAGCCGAAATGGGCTACGAATCCATGACCCCCATCCAAGCCCAGGCCATTCCCGTGGTTCTGACTGGCCAAGACGTGATGGGCGCCGCGCAAACCGGCACCGGTAAAACGGCCGCGTTCTCGCTGCCTTTGCTGCAACGTTTGCTCAAACACGAAAACAGCTCCACCTCGCCAGCACGCCACCCCGTGCGCGCACTGGTGCTGTTGCCCACCCGCGAGCTGGCCGACCAAGTGGCCCAGCAAATCAAACAGTACGCTGTGCACACCAACCTGCGCAGCATGGTGGTGTTTGGCGGCATGGACATGAAGCCCCAAACCCTCGAGCTGAAAAAAGGCGTCGAGGTCTTGGTGGCCACGCCCGGTCGTTTGCTCGATCACATCGAAGCCAAGAACGTGGTGTTGAACCAAGTTGAATATGTGGTGCTCGACGAAGCCGACCGCATGTTGGACATCGGCTTCTTGCCCGATTTGCAACGCATCTTGAGCCACTTGCCCAAGCAGCGCACCACGCTGTTGTTCTCAGCCACGTTCTCGACAGAGATCAAACGCTTGGCTGGCAGCTATTTGCAAAACCCCGTCACCATCGAAGTGGCGCGTCCTAACGAGACTGCAGCCACCATCACGCAGCAGTTCTACAGCGTGAGCGTGGACGACAAATACAACGCCTTGCGCCACCTCATCAAAGCCAACGGCATGAAGCAAGCCTTTGTGTTTTGCAACAGCAAGCTCGGCTGCGCCCGTTTGGCCCGCTCGTTGGAGCGCGATGG from Limnohabitans curvus carries:
- a CDS encoding DEAD/DEAH box helicase, giving the protein MTTSFSNLQLAPALARAVAEMGYESMTPIQAQAIPVVLTGQDVMGAAQTGTGKTAAFSLPLLQRLLKHENSSTSPARHPVRALVLLPTRELADQVAQQIKQYAVHTNLRSMVVFGGMDMKPQTLELKKGVEVLVATPGRLLDHIEAKNVVLNQVEYVVLDEADRMLDIGFLPDLQRILSHLPKQRTTLLFSATFSTEIKRLAGSYLQNPVTIEVARPNETAATITQQFYSVSVDDKYNALRHLIKANGMKQAFVFCNSKLGCARLARSLERDGFRTSALHGDKSQDERLKALEGFKKGEVDLLVCTDVAARGLDIKDVPAVFNFDIPFNAEDYVHRIGRTGRAGALGHAISFVSGSDQRLVGDIEKLLKTKITLETVSVEQDRSRERREPRNDSRNDSREQRGDMRSESSAGGERREFSRPREGYASRDARPREQDSRRSREVGYVPAPRIKNDPFFDKPYEAPVRSAEAAAPAAPDPLRKSANIKPKRVMAALFKSTT
- the dcd gene encoding dCTP deaminase gives rise to the protein MSIKSDKWIRRMAQEHGMIEPFEPGQIRQNAAGEKIVSYGTSSYGYDIRCAPEFKVFTNIYSTVVDPKNFDPKSFVDIESDVCIIPPNSFALARTMEYFRIPRNVLTVCLGKSTYARCGIIVNVTPFEPEWEGYVTLEFSNTTPLPAKIYAGEGCAQVLFFESDKDDVCETSYKDRGGKYQGQVGVTLPKT
- a CDS encoding Rossmann-like and DUF2520 domain-containing protein, whose product is MKTFNVIGCGRVGQTLAALLHQHAQVQVQDLYSRSFSSAEQAVQLVGSGAAATELAQMRAADVWLLSVPDAQVAVAAQALAEAQGAYLKGAIVFHNSGFLSAAVLQPLQALGCHVASAHPVLNFASPHTGVRQFAGTPCGLEGDAPALAWLHTALTAIGGRCFEIASADKPLYHAAAVFSSNFTVVLQGIAQDAWRSAGVPPELMRPLTEALLKSTVDNVLAMGPAQALTGPAARGDTAVVQAQGAVVKDWSAPAGEVYKTLSALAAKLKQDGHTQP